CAACTATACCAAGATGATCTGGGCATCCAGCGGTAACGCGAGGCTATATCATTTCCGTGGGGGAAGGCTCAATCAGAAAAGTAAAGATCAGAGTCTATCACAGGTTATGGCAGATGATGGTTTCCTCCCAGATGAGACTGTATCACAGCATGAGGAGCGTGGCAATTTACTTCATTACATGGGTAATCCAGATCGTTTTCACCCGTATATTTCGCCTCGTATTCCCTTGTCAGATGGCGATGTGTTGTTACTCTGTACATCGGGATTATGGGAGCAGGTTAATCTTCCAGAAATGCTTGATGCATTGGAGGAATGTAAAGAGCCAGAGGCTCTAACAGATACGCTTGAGGAGATACTTCTCAGCAAGCAGAAAAGAACCATCAACAATTACACGGCTGTCGCTATTTATACGGATAAGACGTATAAGGAGCCACCTAAGAATCGTAAGAAATGGATCAAACGTATTCTTATTGCAATGATGGCTTTGCTGTTAACAGGTGGTGGAGTCTGGATTTATAAAGTAAGAGAAGCAAATCGGATCGCTGAAGCAGCCGCTAATATGGTGGAATTCGAACGTGACGGAGACGAATATGCGGCAGATGGTGATTATAGTAAGGCGCTTAAATCATATAGCGAGGCAAGGAACGCAGCTTCCAAAGTGAAGGACAAGATTCATACCAACCTTATTGGAAGAAAGCAAAAACTGGCCCGGATGTTAGTTGACGGTGACGAATATTTGAAGGATAGCATCTACGATAAAGCCGTGTCTAGTTATACGAAGGCGCTAGAGAATGCGGATCATTGGGATATGTTCGATGAGGCGGATATCCAAGAAAGAATCGATCGTACGACGGATTATGAAGTTGTAACAGAACAGATTAGGCAGGGAGACCTCAAATCTCAGGGTCAGGATTATAGCGGTGCTCTAGCTATTTACAAGAAGGCGAATACGGCCGCAATTGAAGTGTCGTACACCTCAGCTCAGAAGGATCTACAAGATAAGATGAGTAAGGCTCAGGAGAAACTGGATGCCGTGCAAATGGAGACGATTAACCTAAAGGGTGACAAGCTGGAGCAAAAAGGCGACCGCAGCTTCGATGCTCAAGATTATGCAGGGGCTATTGATAGCTACATGCAGGCACAGGAGAAATATCAGTCCACTGGCAAGTTGGAGCGGGTATTGGCGATGGAGCGCAAGATTGCTAAGGCGGATGAGAAGTTACATCCTGTCGTTCCTGTGGTTCCCGTAGTTCCCGAATCAGAAGCTATGACAGATAATAGTAACTTTGCAGATCAAGGAACTCCTTTTCCCTACGAATCGGTGACAGAGACTGATCCACAGGCTTCTAGGAAAGAAACTGTAGCACCTCCTGCTGGTGTGGATGATAACAAACAGAATGTGAAGGATGTAACGACGGATGTAACAGCGGATGATTCAGACCCGATAAGCCCTACCCCTGAAAGCAAGGAGGAATTGTGATTTATGAAGGATATCGTACAGGACCGGATTAGCAGGATGGAGGATTTACAACAACGTCGCATGTTGAAGAATATGATGACAGGTGTGTTTCTGAATCTAGTAGAGTATCAGGATGATTTGAATCGGAAGTTGGAACGTCGGGTATTCGATGAGGTCGAAGGTGACGATGGGAAGCATGATGTCTTTACGGCGTTATGCTCAAGGGAAGAATTGGACCCGATACATGAATTTCTATACCCGATGATCCCACAGGATGCGGAAGTGCCTGTTATTGATATGAAAGGTATCGTCGATGCTTTGGCTCAGAAGGAAGAGGTACTGCTGACTACGCTATTTCTACAGTGTAATTATTCGTTAATTAGACAACTATTGCAAAGTGATAGGGAATTTCAGGGAGAACTACTCACCACGAAGGGACGATATACCGTTAAGGTTAGACTGAAGCAGAACAGGACTTATCAGGATCAGATTGAGAAACTGTACCATGTATTTATCACTAACAGTCTTCCATGGAGAACGGTCAATCATCCCTATATACATAAATTTGTTGATGTACTGTTGACGGGGTGTGATGGGGAATTAGAAGAAACGGAAGAAATCTCGCAAGTTACGGTTCATTTAGAAGAATACGAGGCATTCAAACGAATGAATCTTATACCGCTGTGGAACATTCAGAAGCTAGAGCTGAAGACGGGTGGATTTCCTATTCCGGCGGAAGACCGTGTGAATTATGAACATGTGCTTCCGTTACGTAAAACCGGGACTAGACATGGTTATCTTGTAGATGGCGATGAAGAGAACATCCGTTATATCAAGCGTACACAGGACGAGATTACGATCGTATCCCCCCGCGATAAATCAGATATATGGCATTTACTCCAGCTTGCAGAACCGGTAGACACGGTGATCGGTAAGCTGGATTATGACGTTATATCGAACCGTAAGGTAGAGGGGTTTATCGGCAAATACAGACATAAACAGGATCAAAGGGTGAGATCCAAGGGTGAGATCATTCGCATGACTCAGGCCTTTGCAGAATCGAAGATGCTAGAACTGGTCGATTACGAATTAGTAGAGTCTGGCGTGGGTCGTTCCGTTACCTATGAACTGAATCCTTTTGTTAGCGATCATGTACGGTCGGAGCAAGGAAAGACACGCATGCTTCTTCGGTTTCGGAGTAGAGAGAGTCGGGAAGAGAACCAGTTCATATTGGAGGATCTAATGAGCTTTCTCGTATCTGAGATTCAGCTAGCTTTCCCTGAATATAAGTGCGAAGGAGAATGGGCTTGAATTATATCTGGGACCTCATGATCCGCGGACAGGAATTAGGAATGGCCAAGAAAGACATCTACTTCATGCCTGCCAAAGTCTATTCGCCATATATGGAGCTTAGTCAAGAAGATCTGAATGCCATGACGGTTGGGCGTGACGTTGAGGTGAATCCGTACTATCGATTCCACGATATTTTTAATGGGATGTTCGATATCAATAACTCCGAAGATATAGAACTACGCGGTGCATTGTTCGATATCTTAATTCATTTTTTGGCCGATATCGATTTGATGCAAGGGATGAACAAGCGGGAGTATCACATCCGCTTTATCCTACGGGATATTCAAGAGGGTCTGCTAGGAGAACCCGTGAAAGAGAATATTTCACTGTTCGACCGAGAGGAACAGGAGACTATTGCAGCTAATGTGCTACGACTGTACGACACTGGAGAAGCACTTCATTTGTTGAGATATACAGTAAGTCAGATATTTCAACATTCGACGATATATGCGAACTGTGAGGAGAAGGATGAACTGCTGTTCTATATCGGACAGAAGGAGAATGAAACAGCACGTAACAAGCTTCAATTGATTATGGACCTGTTTCTCCCCATCCGGTATCGCGCAGAAGTGTACTGGAACGATCATTTCGGCATTATCGATGAAGATTATACGATGATTCAAGATCGTATCGCACTCTATTAACAATCAGGTCTGTACAGGCTGTAAGGATGACTTCACACATGATCAGTGAGGGGGAAAGGGCATGAAGGGTTATTCCTACAAATTGCATAACAATCCCACAACGAAAGTCTCCGAACGTGGTGTGGCTAAGTATGGCCGAGATGAGCTTATGGAGATGACCACATTTCAGTTGCGGAATATTTGCTATAAACAAAGATTAGTTGAAGGACTGGGCAATAACTTGGACCGTGAAAGTCTAATCCGCATCATTATGAAGTATTTGAGTGCGGAGGAACGGTTATTCATAGGCCCCATCTGTGAGGGCGGCTTGGATAGGGTTCAAAGTACGATTCGTAAGTATATGCAGCTTCCCTTACAGGGCGATGGAGGGATCCGTGTACCTGCAAGGCTGATTCTTTATTCAGGGATGGCTATGGATAAGTCTGATAGTTATCGTGTAACAGCTACAGCACCGCTAACTGAATCGAACGTGTTATTGGTGAATGATCGGATGGAGCTATGCGGCATCCTTAATCTGCAACAAGATGAGGGCAAGCATGGGCAATATTATCTGTCAACAGATCGTGAAACACAGTGGGTGCTTACATCCAATCGCCAGTATAGCCTATTATTCTTGCGCAAGCGTGAGTCGGAATACATCTACAATACCTATTATCAGGTGCATGACCAACCTCCAGCCAATATCCAATATTATAAGATTCCACTCGCAGAACTGGAAATAAGAGAACTAGAAGAGACAAACGCCGTGCTTGCCATTGATTTCGGTACGTCTAACACGACGGCGGGTGCCTTTCTATATAACGGTTACGCGGCATCGCCAAGTAGTCTAGATCTGCTAAATGGACAAATTCATATGGATGCCATTAACTACGTTAAGTTCCCTGATACCACGTATAAGAAGACGGAATGGATTGAAGCATTGCCCTCAGTAGTTAGTGTGGCGGACTGTTCTGATCCTACCAACATTCAGTATAACTTCGGTTATCAGGCGCTTCGAAGCATGCGTCATAGTAGTTATAGTAGCCGCGCCAGTGTGTTTCATGGCATGAAGCGATGGGTGAACAATTACGCCAAGCTAGAAGAAGTCATGGATACACAGGGGAATATTGCTGTGGTGCCTAGGAGTGATATTCTTCGTGCGTATATTAGCTATGTGGTGACTAGTGCGGAGCATCAGTTCAAGTGTAGATTCAGACATCTACATCTATCTAGCCCCGTTAAGATGAAGACACAGTTTATCGATAT
The nucleotide sequence above comes from Paenibacillus sp. IHBB 10380. Encoded proteins:
- a CDS encoding PP2C family protein-serine/threonine phosphatase; protein product: MRKENSDFKTGFVSEAGSFINNKDYFAYIELDDMACYVIADGIDNDQEAHSAEMIAKTVLENFIERPTLSRRQLKSSLHEAHEWLKFESRRVRLKASLLVVVTNYTKMIWASSGNARLYHFRGGRLNQKSKDQSLSQVMADDGFLPDETVSQHEERGNLLHYMGNPDRFHPYISPRIPLSDGDVLLLCTSGLWEQVNLPEMLDALEECKEPEALTDTLEEILLSKQKRTINNYTAVAIYTDKTYKEPPKNRKKWIKRILIAMMALLLTGGGVWIYKVREANRIAEAAANMVEFERDGDEYAADGDYSKALKSYSEARNAASKVKDKIHTNLIGRKQKLARMLVDGDEYLKDSIYDKAVSSYTKALENADHWDMFDEADIQERIDRTTDYEVVTEQIRQGDLKSQGQDYSGALAIYKKANTAAIEVSYTSAQKDLQDKMSKAQEKLDAVQMETINLKGDKLEQKGDRSFDAQDYAGAIDSYMQAQEKYQSTGKLERVLAMERKIAKADEKLHPVVPVVPVVPESEAMTDNSNFADQGTPFPYESVTETDPQASRKETVAPPAGVDDNKQNVKDVTTDVTADDSDPISPTPESKEEL